The genomic DNA GAGAGATAATCGCTTATACAATTGATTCAAGACCAACCTATTCACTTGTATCGAAGATGTTGGAGAAGTCTTTTCAACAATTGACAGAAGAAGACGAACTCCTTATTCACTCTGATCAAGGCTGGCATTATCAAATGAAGAAGTATCGTCACGCCCTAAAGGAACGCAAGATTACGCAAAGTATGTCTCGTAAAGGGAACTGTTACGATAATGCGGTTATTGAAAGTTTCTTTGGTATTATGAAATCTGAATTTCTTTATCTAAAAGATTTTGAAAGCATAGAACACTTTAAACAAGAATTTGAAAAATATATCGATTATTATAATCACAAAAGAATTAAGGCAAAACTAAAAGGCATGAGTCCGGTACAATATCGAACTCATGCCCTAAAGGCTGCCTAATGAAACGACCTGTCTAACTTTATGGGGTCAGTTCATTTTGGTGGTCTTTTTTGCATAAAATCTTGTAAAGCAAGAAAAAATAGAATATTAATATTCTAATATTCAATAGAAAGATAAATTGTTTAAAAGTTCAAAATAATACATTATAATATATTTAGTAAAATTAACCAATATATATTTTGCTCATTATGTATTAAAGGGGAAATGAAAATGGCTGGACAAATTCGTATGTCACCAGAGGAGCTTAAATCGAAAGCGGCTCGATATGGACAAGGTGCAAATCAAATTGAGGACATTTTAAGTCAACTACAAAACTTGCAAAATGAATTAAGAGGAGAATGGGAAGGTCGTGCTTTCGAAGGTTTTGATCAACAGTTCAATGAATTAAAGCCAAAAGTACAAAACTTTGCACAGCTATTACAAGAAATTAATATGCAGCTGAATAAAACTGCAGAAGCTGTTGCTTCTCATGATGAAGAATTATCACGTAATTTCGGTTTGAAATAAAAATTGTCATACTCTATATAACAAGCATTTCAAATGAGCCATACAGCTTATATTGTATGGCTCATTTAATTGCATGCCTAGAGCGAGTGATATTGATAGGGATATATATTTTATGAGATTTCTTTGATGCGTTTGGAAAACTTATAGAAAGGGTTTGAAAGAATGGGACAATTTCAAAGTAATTTACAAACAGCAACGCAAATTGCTACGAAAATGGGATCAGCCCCTGATAGGATTCAAAGTGCAACAACTCGTTCTATAACAAAGGCGACGCGTACAACATTATCTGTTAACTTCAAAGCACAAGAAGCGAATCAACAAATGTTAGACTTGACGAAACAATTTTCCGCTGCCTTTCAACAAGCGGTTGATAATATTCATTCGGTATCTAATGAATTTGAGAGAATGGATAACGAACTTCACAATACTTTTCGCTAATGTGACAACCTACGTAAAGTAAAATAGTAGGAGGAAAAAGATGAGTCAAGATATTGAAAAACAAATTAATCAAGTAAATCAAAAGTTACGAAGTGTATTTGAAGAACAAGACCGAAATCAATCTGCGATTCAAGCTCAAGAACAAGCGGAAGCAGATTTTTATGAATGTAGAAGTCGAAATCGTCGTTTGTTTGATCGAATTTTAGGAACTTGGCATGGTGATAGAGAAATGTCCCAGTTTTTTATGAATACGTATCAAGATGCACAACATATTGAACGAAAAGTCACATTTGAATTGGAAAACAAAAAAGAAACGTTGCTTAAAGAAAGACGAGACCTTAATGATTTAGAAAACGCCCTTTCCTATCAACAACAACAATTAACAAGGGAGGTCAATGCATGAGTTTAAATATGTATTTGGGAGAGGTACGAAGCCAAACTCAAAGCATGAATGCTGTATGTACCGCTACTATTCAAGGTATGGAACAAGCCATTCAGTCGATTGACGCTTTTGCAGTTGATACTGTTTTACAAGGGCAAACATATAGTAGTGCAAAAGCATTTTTTGTACAAACCTTTCGACCTTTGGCACAAGGAATCATTTATTTGTGTGAAGAATTAATCCGTCAAAATGATGCTTTTCCAAGTCAATTTCAATCACAAGTCGCTTCCACAGATGTAATTGAACAAGAGATATTAGAACAAATTCGGGAAATTGACCGAATGAAAACAAGTATGGAAGCTGTCAATCAAGCTATGCCAATGCCGGGTATGGATGCCATGGTAAATCTTTTTATTGTTATGAGGCAAAAACTGCAAGAAAAGCTGGATCATTTGTATCAATTCAATCAGAACTCTAGTAATAATTATAGTACAGCACTTCAATTAGCAGCTAGTATTGCTGCAGGTCTTGCGGAAGTTCAAAGTGGGAAAGGGTTTAGTCCTGCAAGTGGTACATTTAGTATGCAAGGGTTGAATATGGAATGGACAACTTCAATTCAAGCGATTACAGAAGAGAGGGCACGACAAGCTGCCAATTCAATTGAAGAAGGTGAAATGTGTGGTAAGCTACCTGAAAAATCTACTGGTGAAAAAATTTGGGACGGTATTGTAGATGGTACGGGACAAGCAGTTAGCGATACAATAGACGGAATAAAAGCTTTAGGAGATTGGGAAACGTGGGAAAACATGGGGAACGCTGCTTTGCACCCTATTGATACCCTCAGTACGATGTATAATGTATTGTCAGATTCATTTATTAATGATGTAATAAATGGAGATGCTGAAAGTCGTGCTAAATGGGGAAGTTATGCTTTAACACAAGTTGGATTAGGACTTATTGGTGATAAAGGATTAAGTAAAGTATCGAAGGTAGCAACTACTGCAAATCTAACAAAAGGTATGTCCAGAGTAACTAATTCTGCTACATATAGAAATGCAATAAACGTATTAAATAATTTTAATTTAAACATTGGAAACCGTTTTGCTTATGCTGGTATTGGGGGAAGTTCTTTAAAATCTAGCTTTATTGATACTTATCAAACAGCTAAGGATAAGCTATCACCTTATCAATATACTAAAAGGACTACGGATGGTGACATTTTTGTTGGTAAATTATATGGAGAAGATGTAATTCTTAAAGATGTTAAAGTTGATGAAATTACTTACTCTAAGAGAACTCGAGAAGAAGCTGAACAACTTCGGAAGGAATTTGATAGGAGTGTGAGAAAAGATTTTCTTAATGCATTGGTAAATGATCCTGTTAAACTGAAAGAACTCAAAAAAGCGGGAATAACAGATGCTGATATAGAAAGGATGAAAAGAGGAAACAATCCAAAAGGGTGGCAAGTACATCATAACCTCCCTTTAGATGATGGAGGAACAAACGATTTTGGAAATTTAACATTAATACAAAATCATCCATATCATAAAGCTATAACTAATACACAACGTACGTTAACTAGACACTTACAAGAGGGAGATAGTGTAGACGTAAGCTGGCCTATACCAAAACATAACATCTACCCTAAGGGAGAATAAATAAACTTAGAAAGGGATTTTTATATGTGGAAAAATCTGGTTTTAGAAATTGAAAAAATAGAGAAAAGTTTTAATGATAAACTGAATACACCAGCAACAGATAGTGAAGTTCAGAAATTAAGAGAACGCATGAAAGAGAGTTATAATGTTGACCTACCGAGTGAATATGAGGAGTTTCTTAAAACTGTAAATGGATTAGATTTTAACGGGCTAGTACTTTATGGAGTTGACTCTTATTTGTTAGATACAGAAAGGGACGAATCAATTTGCGGGCTTATAGAAACCAATGAGATTTGGTATGAAAATGAATTTCAAAAAGAGTATCTTTTCTTTGGCGATTCAAATATTGCGTGGTTTTGTAAGAGCTTATCAGACGGTACTTATTTAGAACTTGATAAACCATCAGGTACGGTAATGAACACATATAATGATTTTAATACAATGCTTGAGGAAGCGTTAAAAATAACCCTTCTTTAATAGGGGGTATTAAAAATTATGTTTAATTTTTTAAAAGAATATGTTGTAGCAGACAGAAGTGTCCGTTCTAAACAAAAACCTATTTTCTATCCTATATATCAAGATGAGATAGATGAGGCAGAAAGCTTATTACAAATGGAACTTCCAAAAGAACTGAAACGCTTTTATCAAGAAATAGGTTGTGGTTTTTTTAAGTCTGATACAAGAACGTTTTTCAACAGATTTATGGACCCGATTTCAGTTGCAGATTTCCGTTTAAGGCAAGATATTTATGAATATAATCCAAACCTAGATGATGATTCATTAGTGTTTTTTGAAGTAACAGAACTTAACTTTTTAACAATTAAATTTAAAGAGGAAAATGAATTAGGTCAATGTCCTACTTACTCTGAAGATGAGAAAATAGCGGATTCTTTAGAAGAATTTTTAATTAAAATGGATGAAAATCCTGACTATTATATTTAATCTTTTTAAGACTTGCATTAAGGTGTAGCATTTGAAAAATATCTAATCATGAGTAAAAAAGCTTATGTATAACCTGCATAAGCTTTTTTAATGTCCATAATAGGTAAAAAGTATCAAAAACATTCACCATTAAATCACTTGAAAGTTTAAAGCGACTCCTAAATTAGAAAATCATATTAAAAATATAGATCCCTCTGTTCCAAGAAGGAGAGGGAGAGGTATTGATGGAGCACACAACAGTGAAGAGTTCTTTAAAAACAATATTAAAAATAGTCAGTGAATCACCTTCAAAAATTCTAGGTGTAAAAACAGTAGAATACAATATGCCTAAGTTAAATATGGATGGCACCCCTACAGGAGAGTATGGAAATAAAGTATTCACAAACAACATTTATGATCCTAAAATTATAAGTGATAAGGAATTTATTAACCGTGGAATTGAAGCAGCTAATGACGCTAAATTAAAAACCAGTGATGGAGTTCTTTCGAGAGAAGGGGCGGGTGTTGACGGTAAAGAAATAACTTGGAGAGGATACCATAAAGGTGGAGAAATCTCTTCTTTTTTTCCAGAATAAATTAAAGATATACGAGGAGAGATATGTATGCAAAGAGAATTTAGATTAAAAGATGAGGATTTACTAGATTTAACCCATTTTCCTATACAAGCAGTGTTTAATATGGTAGATGATGAAAGATTTTTAAAGGTAATCAATTCAGTTTGTGAAGGAGTAGGATTTGGAGAGGAATATGGCGCATGTACTTTTCCAGGAGATTTGGATGAGTATGATATTGCCAATGGAGATTCATTTGAAGGGGTAGAATTTGTATTATACAGTGGTGATGAGGTAATAATTAATTATCAAACACTTTATCATTATTTTAAAAAAATGTGCGAGGGTTATTCAAAAAAGTATCCAAACACAATTAAGAGATTAGAAGACAGTCTTAACAAATTTATTGAATTATACAATATTAATAGGTAGAGACTATTTATAACTTATCCAAAATCATTATAAAAGGTAGAATGTTTCATGATTAGAATTGATTATATGCTAATATTCAATAAAAAGATTTGATGTTTGAAAATTCGCGACAAAATCTCGTAATATGTTTAGTAAAATTAACCGATTCATATTTTACTCATTATGTATTAAAGGGGAAATGAAAAAAACTTGGTCAACAGTAGCGGGGTGGTTTAATTCACATGAAAAAAAATACAGATTTTAATAAAAAAGCTTTTGAATATTATATGGCTCTTTATGCTGTAAATGAAATAAGAGTCCACGTAATTGTTCTTGTCCTTTTGGGGGCAGACGTGTTTGTTCTTTTGCCTGCATTCGCGAATCCTTTTCAATTACTCTATGTATATATAGTAACTCCTCCAGTTGTTTTTTTAAATTTGTGGGCGATATGGATTGCTATCAATCCTCGGAAACGACAATTACAATACACTCTATTTCGAGGAGTATATGGCACCATATGTTCAGTCGGATTATTGGTTATAACTCAAAAATATGCTTATGAAGTGTTACAATTACAAACTCCCATCTATTTTATTCTTTCATTTGGTTTGTATAGTTTCGCTTTGTATCATTTTTATAAAAATCATATTGAAAAACTTCAGGAACCAAGAAAAAAATCAAAATCATCGAAAGAAACTGGTGGTGTAAAAGTAGCAGCTATTGCAGCGGGATTGGGGCAGTTAATTGCTAATATAATTCTTAGCATTGCAACACAACAGATGGGGGCAATTGTATTTATGTCTGCATGCACAGTGTTTTCGTTTGCTTTGTTTTATATGATTATAGAACTCCATAAGTATTATTATTTACGTAAGCATATAGAAGATGGAGGGAAAATACGTATAGGCTTTTAAAGAGGATTTGTTGCATTTCAAGTGTATAATTGCATTCTTCTTATGGAAGCCATTCACGAGGCTTATAGCAATAAAAGATGTATAAGTGGAAGATTATATTCTGGTAAAACATCTGAAGGAATGGAAATTAGGTTTGTTCTTATTGATGATAAGATTATAGCTGTTTATCCCGTGTATTAAAGAATGTGAGGTACTCAAAAATGAAAGTAACTAATCAGCCCATAGTTAAAAATGTAAGAAAATATAGAGGTAATTGCTAAGAAGCACTCCCCCTAAGTTTCAGATGAAATTAAATAATTGATTATTTACATTTAAATAATCGACTATTTATGCTTTAATATTTATATGTACAAAATTGGGATAATTAGGGATTTACATTTAATATGTTTTAAGAAAGGGGAATGTTTTTTATATGGAAACTCCAGAAAATCAATTTAAACGTGCACTTAATCCTTGGTTCTCCATTTGGATAAAACCACGTGATACAATGAAAGAAATTTTTATATCCAAACCTAAGAATGTGTTTTTACTCATTTTACTAGGCTCATTCGTACAGACTTTAGATCGAGCATCTTCTAAAAATGTGGGGGATTCAATAAGTAGTCCAGTTTCAATAATCTCAATGGTTATATTCGGTACCTTCGTTGCTTTCTTAATTTATTATTTTTTGCTACCAGCGTTATTTAATTGGGTGGCAAAAAAACTTGGTGGACAAGGTACATTTGAAAAAACACGTTACTCAGTTGCCTATTCTTATATCCCTTACGTTTATTCTCTTATATTAGTTTGGGTGCCTTCATTTTTCTTGTTTGGGATAGAAAACTTTACGAGTGAGACACCGGAAATGGATAGTAGCATAACTTTAACGATTTTGTTTCTTATTTTTGCCATAATTGATATAGTTATTGGAATTTGGACAATCATTATTTCCTTAAAATGTTTAGGGGAAGCACACCAATTTTCAGCATGGAAAGCATTATTAACAATAATAATATCCTTTATGATTATCATTCTTCCTTTAGTAATAATAGTATTTCTTATAGTAGGGGTTACAATCTTTTAATAATTTATTTGCTTTTTATTTATCCAAACGTTTTCTACTTGCTGTTAGTAATTGTTACAGGGTGAACAGCCACATGATTCGGATGTTCCACTTGGCGAAGCGTATGACCTTTATGATCAAATTGATCGCTCGTTACGGCCTGTTTTTCTTATTATCAGTGTTAACAGGAATTTGTGAAGGAAAACTTGAAAATCAAAATATTAAACCATTAAAATCTTAGGGTAGCTGAGTAGATTGTCCTTGTTTGTCCCTTATTTTCCAATTGGAGGCTAATTATTACCAATTGGTTCTGTAGCTCTTATAGAAGAAATTAATCAACCTCTTATGA from Bacillus cereus G9842 includes the following:
- a CDS encoding YrhA family protein translates to MWKNLVLEIEKIEKSFNDKLNTPATDSEVQKLRERMKESYNVDLPSEYEEFLKTVNGLDFNGLVLYGVDSYLLDTERDESICGLIETNEIWYENEFQKEYLFFGDSNIAWFCKSLSDGTYLELDKPSGTVMNTYNDFNTMLEEALKITLL
- a CDS encoding TIGR04197 family type VII secretion effector yields the protein MGQFQSNLQTATQIATKMGSAPDRIQSATTRSITKATRTTLSVNFKAQEANQQMLDLTKQFSAAFQQAVDNIHSVSNEFERMDNELHNTFR
- a CDS encoding SMI1/KNR4 family protein; the encoded protein is MFNFLKEYVVADRSVRSKQKPIFYPIYQDEIDEAESLLQMELPKELKRFYQEIGCGFFKSDTRTFFNRFMDPISVADFRLRQDIYEYNPNLDDDSLVFFEVTELNFLTIKFKEENELGQCPTYSEDEKIADSLEEFLIKMDENPDYYI
- a CDS encoding T7SS effector LXG polymorphic toxin translates to MSLNMYLGEVRSQTQSMNAVCTATIQGMEQAIQSIDAFAVDTVLQGQTYSSAKAFFVQTFRPLAQGIIYLCEELIRQNDAFPSQFQSQVASTDVIEQEILEQIREIDRMKTSMEAVNQAMPMPGMDAMVNLFIVMRQKLQEKLDHLYQFNQNSSNNYSTALQLAASIAAGLAEVQSGKGFSPASGTFSMQGLNMEWTTSIQAITEERARQAANSIEEGEMCGKLPEKSTGEKIWDGIVDGTGQAVSDTIDGIKALGDWETWENMGNAALHPIDTLSTMYNVLSDSFINDVINGDAESRAKWGSYALTQVGLGLIGDKGLSKVSKVATTANLTKGMSRVTNSATYRNAINVLNNFNLNIGNRFAYAGIGGSSLKSSFIDTYQTAKDKLSPYQYTKRTTDGDIFVGKLYGEDVILKDVKVDEITYSKRTREEAEQLRKEFDRSVRKDFLNALVNDPVKLKELKKAGITDADIERMKRGNNPKGWQVHHNLPLDDGGTNDFGNLTLIQNHPYHKAITNTQRTLTRHLQEGDSVDVSWPIPKHNIYPKGE
- a CDS encoding WXG100 family type VII secretion target, giving the protein MAGQIRMSPEELKSKAARYGQGANQIEDILSQLQNLQNELRGEWEGRAFEGFDQQFNELKPKVQNFAQLLQEINMQLNKTAEAVASHDEELSRNFGLK
- a CDS encoding CdiA family toxin C-terminal domain-containing protein, which encodes MEHTTVKSSLKTILKIVSESPSKILGVKTVEYNMPKLNMDGTPTGEYGNKVFTNNIYDPKIISDKEFINRGIEAANDAKLKTSDGVLSREGAGVDGKEITWRGYHKGGEISSFFPE
- a CDS encoding DUF3958 family protein, translated to MSQDIEKQINQVNQKLRSVFEEQDRNQSAIQAQEQAEADFYECRSRNRRLFDRILGTWHGDREMSQFFMNTYQDAQHIERKVTFELENKKETLLKERRDLNDLENALSYQQQQLTREVNA
- a CDS encoding Yip1 family protein — translated: METPENQFKRALNPWFSIWIKPRDTMKEIFISKPKNVFLLILLGSFVQTLDRASSKNVGDSISSPVSIISMVIFGTFVAFLIYYFLLPALFNWVAKKLGGQGTFEKTRYSVAYSYIPYVYSLILVWVPSFFLFGIENFTSETPEMDSSITLTILFLIFAIIDIVIGIWTIIISLKCLGEAHQFSAWKALLTIIISFMIIILPLVIIVFLIVGVTIF
- the cdiI gene encoding ribonuclease toxin immunity protein CdiI; the protein is MQREFRLKDEDLLDLTHFPIQAVFNMVDDERFLKVINSVCEGVGFGEEYGACTFPGDLDEYDIANGDSFEGVEFVLYSGDEVIINYQTLYHYFKKMCEGYSKKYPNTIKRLEDSLNKFIELYNINR